The following nucleotide sequence is from Acetobacteroides hydrogenigenes.
CCATCTCCCTATCCTGAAGTGTGGATGCAGGAATATCCAGAATGGAACCGCTATCTACTACAGAGTTTCAACCTCCGAATGTCGGAACTGCTAGACACCTTCGATAGCGTTATATTCCGACATCTCGACGAGAGGCTGCTTTACTATCTGCTCCAGCACTACAACACAGGTGGCGAACGGCTCTACCTCTCTCATCAGCAAATTGCCGATGAGCTGAACTCCTCGAGAGAAGTGATATCTCGCCTACTAAAAAAGTTAGAGGATTCAGGATTTGTGGAGGTAAACCGATCGTTTGTACGTATTCTTCCATCAATTACCAAAAGCATACAAGCAAAGTGACAAAAATCACTGATGGGAAGAATGCGTTAAGGTACCTTTGTCCAAATAGCTTAAAAAGCGCATTTAAATTTGGAGAAAGATGAGCATCTTTAAAAAATACTTTAAGTGGGTTTTAGGAATAGCAGCAGGAGCGTTAGCAGGTCTACTCTACTGGCGATTTATCGGCTGCAATTCAGGATCATGCCCAATTTCATCAAACCCGTACATGTCCATGTTTTGGTTTGGTCTAATCGGCTTTCTCCTAGTTCCGTCGAACAAGAAGGGGGCAAAACGTGTTAACAGGCAAGAATAATTAATACTAGAAAATAGCGACATGAAGAAGATTCTACTGGTGGCCGTTGTCGGCTTGCTGTTTGCCAGCAGCTGCAGCGGCGAAAAGAAGCCAAAAACTAAAAATGCAAACGCTCCTAAAGCAGTGGCTGCAGAAGGAATAAAGCATATCACTAAGGCCGAGTACCTGACGCTGGTGTGGAACTACGAGAAAAACCCCAGCACATTTGTATTCGAGGGTAAACTCCCCGTGATTGTTGACTTTTATGCGACATGGTGCGGCCCCTGCAAACGAGTAGCTCCGATTCTCGAAAAACTGTCTAAAAAATACGCCGGTAAAATCAACATCTACAAGGTCGATGTTGATGCAGAGCGCGATCTTGCAGCATCACATGGAATCCAAAGTATTCCGACCATGTACTTTTACCCTAAAACAGGTCAACCTCAAGTTGTACAGGGGGCACTGGGCGAAGAACAGTTAGAGCAAGCAATTCAGCAGGTGCTCCTATCGAAGTAAGTATAGTGCTAGTTTTTAGATGTAAAAAGGATGGATTCGCTCCATCCTTTTTTAGCTTTTACACTGCCGAGAATCTACCGACATACATGAACCTACCCTAAAAAAGCACTGTTAGTATAGTAGATTCGATGTAAAGTAGCCCCCCTTTCTTCCTTCCAAAACATTTTCTTTTGCCAGTAGGCGTAGCCCCTTACTGCGCTTCGCTATCATAAAAATTCGTCCTTTTCAATTGCTACTCTTCACCGAAAAACAACAGAAACATCTAAAAAGTAGGGTAATGAAAAGAGGATGCAGCACTAAAGCACAGACACAAAAGACGAAATTGTTGAGGTTACTTGAACTTCTTGTCATATACGTTGCCGTTCCATTGCTCTTCTACTTAAAATACATTCCCCTCCATCGACTCTTAACGCTATTTCTCGTATTTGGATACTGCCTAACGGTTCTTCTTATAAACCGAAATTTCAAGTGGAGCAGCTTTAGCCTTGTTGGGTTTAGAGGATGGATATCATTGTTACTTAGGGTATCCATTGCAACACTAATAATACTAGCCCTTACCTATTTTATAATTCCCAACTATCTTTTTGTGCTACCCTACAACAAGCCGATGTACTGGCTTGCCATCTTCTTGCTTTACCCGCTTTGGTCGGTTGTTCCCCAGGAACTCATTTACCGATCATTCTTCTTTAACCGCTACAAGGTGCTTTTCCGCAACGAAAAAGTAATGGCGGTAGCAAGTGCGGCATTTTTTGCCTTTCTGCATATTGTATTCAACAACTGGATTGCAGTTCTATGCTCATTTACCATCGGGTTGCTTTGGAGTTTTGCCTACCTACGACACCGATCGCTTCTTGCAATTTCAGTAGAGCATTCCATCGTTGGCATTATTCTTTTCGTTGTTGGACTTGGTATATTTTTCACCTAGATGAATATTTTTTTACAGCAAGAGGCTACCTTTGAAAAAAATCCATCCATGAGAAAAAGTTACCGCTTAGTTCAGAAAAATTTCAGAGATCTTAAATCGGAGGTTGTTGATATTGCCATTCTACCTTGGGGAGCAACCGAGCCTCACGGATATCACTTACCTTACGGAACCGACTCCTACCAATCGGAAGAGGTAGCGGCATTATCCGCCGAACTTGCAGCAGAAAAGGGTGTAAACCCTCTGGTGCTCCCCGTCCTCCCTTTCGGAGTTCAGAATGAGGGACAACGAGAGCTGACAGGATGCATCAACCTTAGACCAACCACCCTGCTTACCATTTTAGACGACATCGCGGCTTCGCTAATACGACAAGGAATACAAAGACTAATAATACTAAACAGCCATGGTGGAAACGACTTCCGTTTTGCCATCCGCGAACTCCAGCTAAAGCACCCAAATCTACTGATGGTTGCTGTTGACTGGTGGAGACATCCTATAATCCGCACCTTGGTTGATAATCCTGGCGATCATGCAGGCGCACTAGAAACCTGCGTAATGATGCATCTTAAGCCCGAACTGGTAAGCCCAGAAACAGGAACAGGACGCAGCGTAGGCTTTAGCATTAAGGCTCTAAACGAAGGATGGGCATGGACACCCCGCAATTGGGCAGCGGTATCCGAAGATACGGGCATTGGAGACCCTCGCGGAACTACCCCTGAAACCGGGAAGATTGTCGTAGACAGGGTTGTAGCCGAAATTGCTGAATTAATCGTAAAGCTGGTTAAAGAGGAAAATATTTACCAGAAACTATAAGCCTACAAAAATAGCCGCACGTTGTTGCGGCTATTTTTCTTTAATAGGAAAACTCGCTGCCTACCTCAACAAAACACTCAACTATTGCAATTGCAACGAAACCTTTCTCAAGCGGAGAAAATATCTGCCACGACTTCAATGATGTCACTTACTAAAAGAGTTTTCTGCATATTAAATATTTTGGCCATTGCCCTATTTTTCTTCTCTTCAAGCGTATCTTTCCGAATAAACCATTACATTTAACGTTTATTATCAACTAACCTAAGTTAATCGTTATGCTAAAGAGATTACTGGGAATAGTAGCGTTTGTGGGGCTTGCATCGGCTGTAATGGCCATCGATGATGCCCGTCTGCTACGCTATCCCGACATTAATGGAGACAAAATCGTATTCGTTTACGCCGGCGATATCTGGTCGGTAAATGCCAACGGAGGAGACGCCAAGCGCCTTACCTCGCACGATGGGCTTGAACTTTTTCCTAAAATTTCGCCAGATGGAAAATGGATTGCCTTCTCGGCCGAGTACTCCGGCAGCCGGCAGATTTGGGTGATGCCATCAGAAGGTGGTACTGCTCGTCAGCTTACCTACTACAATTCGTATGGTGTTATGCCTCCCCGTGGTGGATACGACAATGTAGTGCTCGATTGGACACCCGACAGCAAGCAGATCATGATTCGGGCTAACCGAACCCCTTTTGGCGAACGTAATGGTAAGTACTTCCTCGTTAGCCTCGATGGTGGCCTCGAGAAACCGCTTCCTATCATCAACGGTGGCTTTGCGGCACTATCGTCCGATGGCCAGCAGGTATGCTTCACCCCGGTAGATCGCGAGTTCCGCACCTGGAAGCGCTATAAGGGAGGACGCGCCACCGAGCTGTGGACCTACAACCTGAAGGATAACACCTCCGAGCAGATCACCCACTTTGTTGGCACCGACCAGTGGCCAACCTGGTTTGGCGACAACATCTACTACGCCTCCGATCGCGATCTTAAGCTCAACATCTACCGCTACAACACCAAGACCAAGCAAAACGATCAGTTTACCTTCCACAAGGAGTTCGACGTGATGTGGCCATCGGGGCGTAACGGCCAGATCGCCTACGAAAACGGTGGATATCTTTATAAGTTGAATACAGCTACCGGCAAAAGCGAAAAGGTTACGGTGAACATCAACTTCGACAACACCAACCTGCTACCCTACTACAAAAATGTAAAAGAAGATATTCACAGCTACACCGTATCGCCAACAGGCAAACGGGCGCTCTTTGATGCTCGCGGCGATATCTTCTCGGTTCCTGCTGAGAATGGGGTGATCGAGAACCTTACCCAAACCCCCGATGCCCGCGAGATTTACCCAACATGGTCGCCCAACGGCAAGTACATTGCCTACCACTCCGATGCAACCGGAGAGTACGAGGTTTACCTGCTCGAAAACAAGAAGGGCGCAACACCTCGCCAGATAACATCGGGCTCTAAGGCTTGGAAGTACGGCGCCGAGTGGTCGCCCAATAGCCGATACCTGGTGTACAGCGACCGCACGCTGAACCTTTTGCTCATCGACACTCAAACAGGAAAGCAGTCGGTAATCGACCACGCCGAAACCGATGAGATTACCACTTACGCTTTTTCGCCCGACTCGCAGTGGATAACCTATACCAAGGAAGGCGGGAACGGGCAACCAACCGTTTGGGTATACAACGTAGCTAACGCCAAGGCCACCCAGCTGCTTAGCGCAACCTTTAGCAACGTGCAGCCCGTATTTAGCCGCTGCGGTAAGTTCATCTTCTTCGTATCGAACCGCGACTTTAACCTTGCCTTCTCGAGCTTCGAGTTCAACTACCTTTACAACAATGCTTCAAAAATCTATGCCGTTGCCCTCAGGAACGATGGATCGAAGCTGGTTAACGTCAAGAACGACGTAGAGGCAGTAGCCGAGGACAAGAAGGCCGAAGAGCCCAAGAAGGCTGGCAAGGCTAAGACCGATGCTCCAAAAAAGGAGGATGGCGTATCGGTATCCATCGACTTTGACGGCATTGACAACCGCGTGATGGCCTTGCCTATGGATGCCGCCGATTACAACATCGTCGGAAGCGTTGATGGTGGGCTTCTATACACCGCAAAGAATAAGCTGATGCGCTACAGCATAGCCGACGAAAAGTCCGAAGAGATCATGGATGGAGCCGGATCGGCTATCTCAACTGCCGATGGTAAAATGTTCCTATACCGCTCTAAGGGCGACTTTGGCATTGCGAAGGTTACCCCTGGTCAAAAGGCTGGTGCCGGAAAGCTCAACCTCGAGAAGCTGGAGCTAAAGATTTTCCCTCGTCAGGAGTGGAATCAGATATACACCGATGCTTGGCGCATCTTCCGCGACTACTTCTACGTATCGAACCTACATGGGGTAGACTGGAATGCCGTTAAGGAGAGATATGGAGCGCTGGTTCCATACGCGCCTAGCCGTTTCGACCTCGACTACATCTTAAACGAGGTGGTATCGGAAGCTAACGCCGGGCATGCCTACGTGGATTGGGGCGATATCAAGCGCGTAAAGCGGGTTGAAACTGGCCTACTTGGTGCGCAGCTGGTTGCCGATGACGCTACCGGACGCTACAAGATCGCTAAGATCTACCAGGGCGAGAACTGGAACCCCGAACGCCGCTCGCCGCTTACCGAGCAGGGCGTAGACGTTAAGGAGGACGACTACCTCATCAGCATCAACGGAAAGGATATTACCACCAAGGTTAACCCATACGAATACCTGGAGAATCTTGCCAACGTTAATGTCGAAATCGCCGTTAGCGCTACCGGAAACCTCTCGGGCGTGCGCACCTCAACCATAAAGCCTATCGAAAGCGAGCTCGAGCTGATGCACCTCGACTGGGTAAACCAGCGCAGGGCAATGGTGGATAAGCTTTCGGGGGGTCGCATTGGCTATATCTACCTGCCCAATACCGCCATCGAGGGTAACCGCGAGCTGCACCGCGGCATGTACGCCTACAACGATAAGGAGGCGCTTGTTATCGACGACCGCTACAACGGCGGTGGGTTTATTCCCGACCGTATGATCGAGATGATCGGACGTCGTAACCTGGTGTACTGGTACCGCAACGGCCTAAAGCCAATGAAAACACCCGGGGTTGCGCACAATGGGCCTAAGGTAATGCTCATCAACGGCTACTCATCGTCGGGTGGCGATGCGCTACCTTACTTCTTCCGCAAGACGGGCCAGGGTAAGCTTATCGGAACCCGCACATGGGGCGGTTTGGTAGGCATCAGCGGTAACGCTAGGCTGCTTGATGGTGGCTCGCTCTCCGTTCCTCGCTTCGGCATCTACGACGAAAATGGTCAGTGGATTGTTGAAGGCGAAGGCGTATCGCCCGACATCGAGGTGGTTGATCGTCCCGAAAAGCTGGCCAAGGGCGAAGACCCTTGCATCGAACGTGCCGTAGAGGAGCTGCTAAAGGAGCTTAGCGCTAATCCGGTAAAGAAGGTAACGCCTCCTGCCGCTCCCGATAGAAGCAAGTGGATTGAAAAGGAGATCAAGTAGGAAATTTCTTTCTGAGAATATAGGCCTGACAGGTTTTCGAAACCGGTCAGGCCTTTTCGTTTGAATTAATCGTAAAGCGGGTAATGTCGGAGAGCATCTACCCAAAGCTGTAGGACCTGCAACCACTGGCCTTTTAGTGCGGCTAGAGGCTGTGCTAAAACTAAGTTAGGAGCCCGCCCGCTACTTATGTTTGATTCATTTGCAAAATGCACAGAGCCTCGTACGTTTATTGTATGGTAAACGGGGAGAAGCCCGATAAATGTGCTTTTATTGTAATTACCACTTAACAAACATTTACACTAAATTCATATTTAATTTATTCAACTCTTTAAAATATTGCTGATTTAACCAAATATGTTTATCTCCAACTGCTGTAAACCGAAATTTTGCTCGTGTTAATGCAACATTCAACAGATTTGGCTTACTTGAAGCCCAACGTGCGGCTCCTTTGGTATTTCCATCAAGTCCTAAGCACATAATTACACCATCCGCTTGTTTACCTTGAAATGTATGAACGGTACCAACGTGTGATTTTAGCCAAACTCCCATTTCTTTCATTAAACCGTTATCTATATCAGGAATATATTTCTTTATTGTATTGAGAAGCGGATAAAATAAGAATTTACTCATCTTATAACTTATCTCGCTAAACGGAGTAATAACAAAAACATCAGGAAATCCTTTACAAACATTAATCTCATCAATCAGCATTTTTTTTATAATCTCAGCTTGTTCCTTGACAAAATGCCGACCTTCGACTATACCCTCGCAATGAATAAACGAATTTTCAAGTTTTACATTAATTACATTAGGCTTAAATGTTGCAGAATACATTGTATTACCATAGGCAATAGAATTTGCAATATCGAACATGGGACTTAAACACCTCCTATGAACCCTTAAAGGCATTCCAACCCAAATATTATCAGAATTTGAACTTAGATAAGTACCCCATGGATTAACTCTATCCGCCATTGTTTGAACGGACAACTCTGAATTTACATTGGTACTATCTAACTCAAAGTAGCTACTTATATTATTTATCAAACTTTTTGGGATAGTAACGACGGGTTCTATTTGGAAAGGATCTCCTACAATGACCACACGTTTTGATCGCCATATTGCTCCGATAGCTGCTTGTGGTACTGCTTGTCCTGCTTCATCAATAAATAGCCAAGGTAAATCTTCCTTTCCCAAATCTCTAAACATTCTTTGCACCGAAGCGAATGTAGATGACACAACTGGGATTACTAAGAAAAATGTATCCCACATAGCCTTGACAACATTCTGAGAAAGATTTATTTCCCCTTTTAAATATTCAAAGAAGGCTGCTAATGTTGTAAATATTCTATTCGATTCAGAGTTTGCATGTAAAATAAACTGCTCATTCAAATTCAGAGAAAGTATAAATAACTCTGACTGTAATTCCTTTAGCTTACTTGAATACCAAGGACACGCCTGTTGTGATTCTTTGGACTCTATGTTATCCCAAAAGTTATCATCAGCATAATTTTGACCCAATTCTTCTCTCGCTTTACTTGTTAACTCTTTTAGAGAGTTGAATCTTGGAATAATCAAGGCGAGTTCTGAAAGAACAGCCTGATGCTGCAATTTTACTTCGCCTAATAGCGCCTCTTTTTTCTGCAATTCAGCCAAAGCACGCTTACATTCTTCGGTAACGGTGGTGTATTGTTTGAAAGCGACTTGAAGAGATTGTTTGTACTCGTTTCGTAATGTTCGATTAAACCAATAGACAAAGAAGTTCGGTCTGTTCTGTTGAATAATTGAAAGTTCGCTCAAAGCATCTCTTTTTCGCTCATCAAACGTCGAAACAATCTCTTTTTGCTTTTCAGCCTTATGCCGAATATCTACCAATTCACGCTCCTTTTCAGCAAGCCTACCTTCCAATTCATCTTTAGCAATGGATACACGAACAAACTCGCGGTACTCGCATCTGTAAGTTTCAAGTTTTTGCTTTTCACAAGTAACCTCTTCTAGCTTTTGATTAAATTCCTTGACAACCCTATCCCAACTTAAACCATCAATTCCCTTACTTGCCTTTAATGTCTCTTGCAAATCAATGGTATCTTTATTGAACCACAATTTGGAGACTAATTCAGTTCTATTTAGCTTATTTCCCAACACAGCAGAAATCAAGCCCCAATTCTCATTACTAATACATCTTTCGGCCACTTTTCGGAAGTAGGCAACTTGCTGAGAATATGGCGCAACTTCTCCTTTGAGTGGTAACTCCTTTGAGATATTTTCAACAGCACCATTGTTTGAGGACGTTACTACGATTCCCGCATCAATGATAGTTTCGTCGGGAATGTATACCCATGCAGTAAAACTATCACTGACCTTCACTTGACGAAGTTTCTTAAACGCATCCACTGGGTTTTCATATTTCGAAAGCGCTTTTGCTCTTTTTACAATTATTGGTGCAATAAGATCCCTTAACAGGGTTGTTTTCCCGGTTCCAGGAGGACCGTTTACAGAAAAAAGTCCCGTTTGATTAGGATTGGCAAGATTATTAAAGATACTGTTGACTGCAAATTGCTGCATTAAACTGAGAGTATACTTTGAAGGCCAACATCCATCGGGGATATTTAATGGTGAAAGAGATTTCTTTACTTCACTTACGTCCTTAATAACATCGTGCCTTCCCCCCTTTTTATTTAAACTGCCATTCAAGTAGTCTGTAAAGGCTTTTGGTAGAATACCATTATCTATGTTTGAAATGACGTTCTCAAGATCTTCAGTATAAAAGCTGTTAAGAATCTCCGCATTTGAATTTTCCTTTGCTGAAATGTATACCTCTTCGCACTTGAAAAATATCTTTTTATCGGGCTTAATGGACCATCCACATAGAGATTCAATCCGATTTTCTATTTCTTTGAGTGTGCCATATTGTATTGGCTGCAGTTCGTTTAATAGTTCTCCCTCTTCATTAATATTAACAGTATTAAAGACATACTCAAACTCAGCAAAAAGTATCTCTTTTATACGCTCAAATGGATTTGACCAACTATTTGAATCTATATTTCCTTTCTCTAACTGGGATAAAGCCCAAGGTAATGTTGAAATGCCTAGAGAATCATTTTTATAAAATCCGTTGCTATCAAGTTTTAGTGCTGCAAAACAAATCCTACTATTCTTTTCATTTTCGTCCCTATCCTTATCGTCAAAAAAATCCTTCACAAAATCAGTAACATGAAAAGAGTCAAAAACGCCTAGATATATTGTATATTCAATTGTTTTCTGCTTATCCTTAGCACTAATTGGCGTAGTCCATGGTACTTTAGCATTGAGTTCTCCACTCTCTTTAGGCAAAGAAGCAGGAATGAAATATTCCAGTTTGTGCCAACACGACAATATCTTTTTGTATTCTTTCATTACTAGATTTTATTTAAATCTGATTTTACCCAACATAATTCTCTGCTTGCCAATTTTTAAACACAAGTTCTAGGCTAATCGAAACCTGCAACTTCAACTTTACTAATAAGCAGTCTACAAACCGCAATCAAAAGTAGCAAAAAACAAAGCGCAGCCAAGGTTGGCTGCGCTTATGTATGGTTCTTTTGCTTTTGTATTTATCGCCGGTCGAAAACCGCTACTTAAGAAGTCTATCGAAGCCGTTGCACCCCTGTAAGTGGTTCGCCGAAGTCTGGCGGAGCAATTACACCCCTGTAAGTGGTTCGCCGAAGTTCGGTGGAGCAATTACACCCCTGTAAGTGGTTCGCCGAAGTTCGGTGGAGCAATTACACCCCTGTAAGCGGTTCGCCGAAGTCTGGTGAAGCAATTACACCCCTGTAAGCGGTTCGCCGGAGTTCGGCGGAGCAATTACACCCCTGTAAGTGGTTCGCCGGAGTCTGGTGGAGCAATTACACCCCTGTAAGCGGTTCGCCGGAGTCTGGTGGAGCAATTACACCCCTGTAACAACCATACATTTATTTTTTTTCAAAAAAAGATGCATATCATTTGGATTACTTTAATGTTATTTTCATTATTTTAGCATTTGTATTGTAAAACTCAAAAAAAACTAAAGACTATGATTGACCCAATCAGCTTCCGTAAGCTAAGCCTAGAAGAGAAGCAAAACTTTACCGACGAGGTATATCCAATGGTAAAAACCTCCTTAGGCGAAAACCCTACTTTTAAACCTTACATAGACCCTATAGGCTCGGTATACACCCGCCTTAAGCAGGCGGCACAAGCGATAAGCCATCCGGAGCTAACCTCCGAGATTAACGAAGGCGACGACCTTCGCGATGGCGGAATCCGATCGCTAAAGAGTACCGCCGATCATAGCGTTAACCGTACCGACCCTGCTTGGTCTACGGCAGGGCAGCGCGTTCTAAACCTCTTCCGCGACTTTGGCAACAACATGGCCGACCTTTCGCTTGCCAAGGAGACTACGGCAATTGACAACTTCCTTGGCGCCATCGACAGCAACCCCGAGCTAAAAAAGGATATAACCACCATTCAGGGCGACATCTGGCTGCAGGATGTTAGAGATGGCCAGCAGAAGGTAAAAAGCGGTATCGCCAAGCGCGACGCCAGCAAGAAGTCAGACGAAGCTGCCGCCTTCGACATCGCCAGGGAGCTGGGGGCGAATATCGATAAGCTTTTCCGCTACATCAATATGAAGATTGAATTCGAACCTACCCCTGAGCTTAAGGCGCTCTCGTTCGAGCTCAACAAGGTTATTGCCCGATACCGCAAGAACGTTAGCCTCCGAGCTACGCTACGCGAAAAAGCCAAGAAAGAGAATACTGACAAAAAATAAGGCATACTGCAGAGAGTGCAGATAAGATCATGTTTTAAAATTTTTATTTGTTGTACTTCACAGGGGCTGTAAAGCCCCTGTTGCTTTTGGCAACACCAGCAGGCCCATCTTACAACACGTAGAAACAAAAAAAACAGCCGGCAGCATCTTCTTTGAAAGGACCTGACAGGTTTCAAAAACCTGTCAGGTCTTCTCGTTGAGAGTTTAAATGATAAAGCCCCGAAGAATGTCAAATTCTCGGGGCTTTACTATTGATGCGCTATTCTATCTATCGTTTTACAATTCTCAGCTTGGCAAACTTCAGCAGCAGCGTTTTGGTGCCTGCCACGGTGAAGGCAACGGTAGCCTTGATCTCGGGGGCCGAGCCTTCCAGCGCCTCTATCTTTCCGAAGCCGAAGCGCTCGTGCTCCACCTCCATGCCAACCTCCAGCTCGCTCATGTCGGCGGGCTCGGTGATGGCGCTTACCGGGTGGTGTTGAGGTGTTGGTGCAACGGTACGCTGCGCCGATATGGTGTTGGCCTTAGGCTTAAAGTGCTGCGTGCTGTAGCTGTTGCCTCCGCTCGATGCCGATGACGACGAACCGCCAAACATGCTATCCTCGTTCCAATCGATGTAGCTGCTATCAATCTCCTTGATGAAGCGGCTGGGAACGCAGCTGGTAATGTTCCCCCACTTGTATCGCGATTGGGCGTACGATATGGTGGCAGTAATCTCTGCACGGGTAACGGCTACGTAGAATAGGCGACGTTCTTCTTCCAAGTCGTCCTGCGATTGGCTCGACATCTGTCCAGGGAAGAGGTTCTCCTCCAAGCCCACCAAAAAGATATGCTTAAACTCCAGCCCCTTTGCCGAGTGTACGGTCATCAGCGAAACCTTGTTCTTATCCTCAGGCTTCTCGCTATCGGCATCAGTAAGCAGGGCTACGTTCTCTAGGAATCGGTCGATGGTGATGGGCAGCGGCTCACCGCTCTCCTTGGCGTTCTCCTCAAACTCCTTGATACCGTTGAACAGCTGCTCAAGGTTCTCAAATCGCGAAACGCCCTCGTTGGTCTTATCCTCCTTCAGGTCCTTAATGATGCCCGCCTGAGTGGCCACCATCAGCGCAAAGTCGTAGGCACTCTCGGTGTAGATGGCCGATTGGAAGCTTTGTATAAGTTGGGCAAACTCGCCCATCTTTTTTATGGCTCCACCTTTGAGTCCAACCTTGTCGAGTGGAGCCTGTGTTGTAATGGTCCAAAGGTTGGTGGCGTTGGCGACAGCAGCCTGCTCCAAGTGGGTGAGGGTGGTATCGCCAATACCACGTGCAGGGTAGTTAACGATGCGCTTAAACGCCTCGTCGTCGTTATGGTTGATGATAAGGCGGAGGTAGGCTACCATATCCTTAATCTCCTTACGCTGGTAGAACGATAGTCCCCCGTAGATCTTGTAGGGAATGTTCTTCTTGCGGAGCGCATCCTCGAAGATACGCGACTGCGCGTTGGTTCTATAGAGGATGGCGAAATCCAGATACTCGCGGTGCTCCCTGTATATAATGTCGGATATCGATCCGGCCACCAAAAAACCTTCTTCCTGATCGGTGTAAGCCTTTAGCACCTTAATTCTTTCGCCTGGATCCTTCGCCGAGAACGACTTCTTCTTAATCTGCTTGCTGTTCTTGGCGATGATGCTGTTGGCCGCATTCACGATGGTTTGCGTCGAGCGGTAGTTCTGCTCCAGCTTAAAGAGCTGGTAGTTGGGGTAGTCGTTTCGGAAGTTGAGGATGTTTTCAATCTTCGCACCACGGAACGAGTAGATACTCTGCGCATCGTCTCCCACCACGCACAGGTTGCCGTGCTGCTCCGAGAGCTTCTTCACGATCAGGTACTGCGCCATGTTGGTATCCTGATACTCGTCCACTAGGATATACTTAAAGATATTCTGGTACTTGTTCAGCACGTCGGGATGGTCGCGGAAGAGCACGTTGGTATTCAGCAGCAGGTCGTCGAAGTCCATGGCCCCCGACAGGTAGCACTTCTGCATGTACTTCTTGTAGATGTCGGCAATGCGCGGACGGCGGTTGGCCGCATCTATCGTAACCAGGCTCGATGTGTTGGCGTAAACGGCAGGCGTTACCAGGTTGTTTTTTGCAAGCGATATGCGGCTGTGCACCTCGTTCACCTTGTACACCTGCTCGTCGAGGTTCATCTCCTTGATGATGGACTTGAGCACGCTGCGCGAGTCGGCCGTGTCGTAGATGGTAAAGGTCGATGGGTAGCCCAGCTTATCGGCCTCGGCCCTTAGGATGCGCGCAAAGATGGAGTGAAAGGTTCCCATCCAAAGGTACTTGGCCTTTTCGCCAACTACCGTTTTGATACGCTCCTTCATTTCGGCAGCCGCCTTGTTGGTAAAGGTGAGCGATAGTACGCTGTGCGGATTCACCCCATCGGCCAACATGTTGGCAATACGGTAGGTGAGCACCCTTGTTTTCCCCGAGCCAGCCCCCGCAATTACCAGCGTTGGACCGTTATAGTTTACGACAGCCTGAAGCTGTACCTCGCTTAATCCTTCTAAAAATTCCTTCGACACGTTACGTTCGTTTACATTAGTCCACAAAGGTATCCACCCCATAAGGTTATACCAAATCATTTAGTAAAATTATCCTTGTTGCATCTTACTGGTCGAAAAAATCTTCTCATTTCACAATCAAAGCAGGTGAATTGAGTAATTTGCGAACTTAAGTTT
It contains:
- a CDS encoding Crp/Fnr family transcriptional regulator, translating into MDAKSANLFQILSEELRMAVDAQSIRKHFSAGDALFREGSYIGSAAIVAEGVVKIFRVDEDGSSHFLYFLSSGELCVLSALCCMRMRKADMRAVAYTDCEVMFIPSPYPEVWMQEYPEWNRYLLQSFNLRMSELLDTFDSVIFRHLDERLLYYLLQHYNTGGERLYLSHQQIADELNSSREVISRLLKKLEDSGFVEVNRSFVRILPSITKSIQAK
- the trxA gene encoding thioredoxin; protein product: MKKILLVAVVGLLFASSCSGEKKPKTKNANAPKAVAAEGIKHITKAEYLTLVWNYEKNPSTFVFEGKLPVIVDFYATWCGPCKRVAPILEKLSKKYAGKINIYKVDVDAERDLAASHGIQSIPTMYFYPKTGQPQVVQGALGEEQLEQAIQQVLLSK
- a CDS encoding CPBP family glutamic-type intramembrane protease — encoded protein: MKRGCSTKAQTQKTKLLRLLELLVIYVAVPLLFYLKYIPLHRLLTLFLVFGYCLTVLLINRNFKWSSFSLVGFRGWISLLLRVSIATLIILALTYFIIPNYLFVLPYNKPMYWLAIFLLYPLWSVVPQELIYRSFFFNRYKVLFRNEKVMAVASAAFFAFLHIVFNNWIAVLCSFTIGLLWSFAYLRHRSLLAISVEHSIVGIILFVVGLGIFFT
- a CDS encoding creatininase family protein, which encodes MRKSYRLVQKNFRDLKSEVVDIAILPWGATEPHGYHLPYGTDSYQSEEVAALSAELAAEKGVNPLVLPVLPFGVQNEGQRELTGCINLRPTTLLTILDDIAASLIRQGIQRLIILNSHGGNDFRFAIRELQLKHPNLLMVAVDWWRHPIIRTLVDNPGDHAGALETCVMMHLKPELVSPETGTGRSVGFSIKALNEGWAWTPRNWAAVSEDTGIGDPRGTTPETGKIVVDRVVAEIAELIVKLVKEENIYQKL
- a CDS encoding S41 family peptidase — translated: MLKRLLGIVAFVGLASAVMAIDDARLLRYPDINGDKIVFVYAGDIWSVNANGGDAKRLTSHDGLELFPKISPDGKWIAFSAEYSGSRQIWVMPSEGGTARQLTYYNSYGVMPPRGGYDNVVLDWTPDSKQIMIRANRTPFGERNGKYFLVSLDGGLEKPLPIINGGFAALSSDGQQVCFTPVDREFRTWKRYKGGRATELWTYNLKDNTSEQITHFVGTDQWPTWFGDNIYYASDRDLKLNIYRYNTKTKQNDQFTFHKEFDVMWPSGRNGQIAYENGGYLYKLNTATGKSEKVTVNINFDNTNLLPYYKNVKEDIHSYTVSPTGKRALFDARGDIFSVPAENGVIENLTQTPDAREIYPTWSPNGKYIAYHSDATGEYEVYLLENKKGATPRQITSGSKAWKYGAEWSPNSRYLVYSDRTLNLLLIDTQTGKQSVIDHAETDEITTYAFSPDSQWITYTKEGGNGQPTVWVYNVANAKATQLLSATFSNVQPVFSRCGKFIFFVSNRDFNLAFSSFEFNYLYNNASKIYAVALRNDGSKLVNVKNDVEAVAEDKKAEEPKKAGKAKTDAPKKEDGVSVSIDFDGIDNRVMALPMDAADYNIVGSVDGGLLYTAKNKLMRYSIADEKSEEIMDGAGSAISTADGKMFLYRSKGDFGIAKVTPGQKAGAGKLNLEKLELKIFPRQEWNQIYTDAWRIFRDYFYVSNLHGVDWNAVKERYGALVPYAPSRFDLDYILNEVVSEANAGHAYVDWGDIKRVKRVETGLLGAQLVADDATGRYKIAKIYQGENWNPERRSPLTEQGVDVKEDDYLISINGKDITTKVNPYEYLENLANVNVEIAVSATGNLSGVRTSTIKPIESELELMHLDWVNQRRAMVDKLSGGRIGYIYLPNTAIEGNRELHRGMYAYNDKEALVIDDRYNGGGFIPDRMIEMIGRRNLVYWYRNGLKPMKTPGVAHNGPKVMLINGYSSSGGDALPYFFRKTGQGKLIGTRTWGGLVGISGNARLLDGGSLSVPRFGIYDENGQWIVEGEGVSPDIEVVDRPEKLAKGEDPCIERAVEELLKELSANPVKKVTPPAAPDRSKWIEKEIK